The following nucleotide sequence is from Sander vitreus isolate 19-12246 chromosome 3, sanVit1, whole genome shotgun sequence.
atttaaggggccaccggaggagttttgggacctttagctaaaaaagacatgaccccccccctcgccagtaaaaaaaattctatgaccctccaaaatgatttggaaaaaaggcatgaccctcccaaCAATTTATCGATACCATCtatactggtttgcgcttggcaaatatattcagattcccattgtttttttacagccatgacatacgagactaaacctctgcattctcatctgacgcatcacactcctgttatggtgtggtggccatttcagtagatatACTCACTAACAGGGATGttgttaggcctattttaggggggctgaagctaccccaaaatgttcctaagcccccccaaataagaaaaatttgattttttttttaacagtgcactctgtatcactcactacgtggaatcaatcttccttcaccattcatctgttggtgtcgtcgtgcactgcagtctgttttatttttttttcacaaactgttACTGGTGgaaatggcagtgttttagAAAGAGGCTTACGAGCGGCCGCTTGCACGGTAATGGtatgtggacgagcgaggtagagttactgaagagagagagagccaggcagcattaaaacacagcagtaaatcaaggaaataaaatgttttggctGATTCATCACTCGAAATGCAACTGTtgcaagtatctcactatcattaacgttatccaaattcataattagaaacaaataatatatccagctagaaaaaagccggaaagtcgaaagttagacagacgtacaaagagtcaatggctatgaagatgatacaccgtcttgcctcttctcattggtttaaactggcagctttcagtcTCAGCATCTCTGTGCCTGAAGTGGCCTTTTAGATCGGATTTATATTCCAGGTTACTGTTTTGTTACCCTACATGCAGTATACTGCCACAGATCAAAAAGTAAATGGTTGTGTACTGAAATTGCAAATTATGTCTGTGTGATCACACTCCAAATAAAATAATCTCATAAAAAGAAATCAGCCTTTTTATTTGCACCCTGAATCCCACTTAAATAGGAATtataatttacattttgtcattatATATGAACTGTTTTCATGAGTAATGTTTATAGGTGAAGTGATAAGTCAGTCATGCTAAAATCAAACACTGCAgaacactttatttaaaaaaaaatgatcaacAATCAAAACTGCTTTAAAAGTGCTACATGTAGCCTTCCACTATTAATAACTCACCACTGCCACATTATTTCCAAAGTTCAGtagctttaaagaaaacaaacacgACCATCAGCTGGAAGGTTGGTCTATTATCTTATCCACTAATGGATGTTTGCAGTAATCGTATCATATACAAGTTATACCAAGCACCTTTGAACAAAATATTAAGAAACCATCAACTTTCAACATGTTGTACTCACTATTTTGGTTACATTCCAACTACCATAAAAGGCAATATACTCAAACGTTCTCTCAGCAGACATCGGTGTCATGGAACCACACCGACGTTACAGTAGGTTAAATAAAACAACCCTTTACGTGAACACAAGTAAATGTAGGTCAAAGAAAGCGATCAAGTTGAATACCTGAATTGTGATTTTGAACTAGTGCAGTTAGCCTGAGACAAGTGACTGAaaaatgtccttacacagctttACAAGTGAAATCAtaacttttatatatatatatatatatatatatataaataaaaaagttataaatacaaattttctatttatatatctatattatatttTGCAAGAACTGCAAAGCTCTAATGGTTTACAGTATCCAGACACACTGTAATAGGATAACAACTCTCTTGAAATCTGTGGTCTTACATTGTATACTGCCTAAAAATCCTAACGCTATTGGATTCCACTTTGAAGACCTCTTTATAAGAGtgtaaataaaaatcttttttaaaaaagaaacgaGCCGAAGGTAGACATTTCTTCTCTCACAAGCTTCCAGGTCCTCGTGGAGAAAGTGCTTTCCATTTCAAGGCATACTTTCTCTCCATCCGTAACCACAGTCCTTCTGCTGGCCTACACCAGTGAGCCGGCTTGGCTCTGAGCAGGCACCATGACAGCTACAGCTCCCATGCGTGTCAGAGTGGAGGAGCTCATTTGTGGGGACACAGTGGGTGGAGGCGGCACCTGAGGCTGAGCCCCCTCAGTCCTGTTGGGCATTGCAACCACAGAGCCCCTTAGAAGCTGCGGAGGGGCCCCGTTTGTACTGGGAGGTCGCTTGTGTTTGCGTGACGGGGTGCCTCCGATGTTGTAACCGGGAAGTCCCTGTAGGGTATTGGCTTCTCCAGGTCGCAGCTGGTAGGCATTGATCACCGAACCAGTGTCTGAAGTGGATGTTGGGGAGTACGGGTAGTGGTAGTTTGGCGGGTCTCGGGGTCGAGGACTGGTGGCTATGGAGGACAGCGTGCCGTTCTTGGATACAATGTCTGAGCCGGTGTTACTCTTTGCCCATGACACTCGCTTTGGTGCCTGAGCATCCTCcctgtgagacacacacagagagagagagagagagagagagagagagagagagagagagagagagagagagagagagagagagagagagagagagagaaaaaaaaaactcataattaatgaaaatgactcaaatcaaaaatgacaaaaaggaaATAGGACAACACACATTCAGCTTCAGTGTTCTGCACTCATACTGAGTTCTGGCAAAAAGCACTCAGATATTGCAGATTTTCAAATGACTCATGCCGTCTCATACAGTATTTATCACAAATACACATTGAGAAActttcagaaaaataaaaaataaaatattgatagCACAATAAATATACTTACAAATAAAGGCTCAGATATAGTTGCTTTTAATTACTTGTTCGCGTACGTAAGATGGCCCCCCCGCGTATATCGCGTTCCTTTGGAGCGTAGGTTGTGCACGTCTTCAGAAATGGAGGCTACGCGTCAGCAAGATCCAATTCAGCACATGAACGTGGGGGCAGCATATAATCTGACAGGCAGGTCAGCAGCTGTTCCACACTGCAGCCAAGGAATATCTCCCGGTATCGGCCGGGGACGATATGGAACTGATCTGCCCCCTAGTGGACATACGTTTAATCCTCCAGGTACACGCAAAGTACGCAGGCAAGTATGTAAACAATGCCGTTCCCACCTCCGCTTGTCTACACATACGCatcgttaaaaaaataaataaataaataaataaaaatagtacAGTATATCTGGGCCTTAAAAGGTCCTGTTATGTAAAGGGTTGTAAGTAAGTTCTGTcaacaaaatgtattattgaaAGTAAAGTTACTAATTAGAAAGCTTTGTAAATTGTTGGTTCATTTAATCTTTAACGAATATGTTTTTTTAGATGATCATGTGTTTTGTAGCTGTCAGTATACAGCTGTAGTTAtataaacaaaagtatttcctTCTGAGAATATGTTGAGGAAAAAGTATACTAAGTACCATCTGAATTCGGTAATTCAAGTATAGTATTGCATTTTTCTTATCAACTCAAAATAAGAATTTAATGCAGAAGCATAGAACTTTGCTTTGGATTTAATAAAAGGGTATAGTCTCGCCTTAGAGTActtatttgtaaatgtaatggCTCTATGCTTCTGGCTGATGGTGCCCTAAAGAAATAAAGAGCTTGAATGTGATGACAATGAGTACAGCCACTTCCTTCCTTTTTGCCTGCAGATGTAAACTTTGCCAATttcaatccagctctgtgtcatctttgtgtgggcattgtgtttagatgaacggtGTGTGCCTTCCATCCGTAGCACCAGTGCACAGAGCCGTTCATCTGAACgctgcccacactgccatgacacagagctggattgaaATCAAAATCTCTCTTTACGTAAGtagcacttgagtaaatgtactttgtttctttttgtttctcctTTCAGCACTGTAAATAAACAACTTGTAATAGCTGTACATCAAAGCCCGTttaatcacacacatacactcagtgGTCACTTTATTAGATACACCTGTACACTAATACAATCCAATACAATTGTTCGGCCTCAAAGTAATTTTATGATGCCTATAAAGTTTTCTTTTTGATATCGTCATAAATGTGTTCAGATCAtagtttatcggtgttttaagcccccaatgtctccttccaggcagcgctgcctggaagacactaggattaggcaatggttagagttaggtgccttgaagtcaacggtcgccgtgctgcctggaaggagacgttgagggcttaaaacaccgataaatcACAGTAGTAGCGTTGTACTGGACGTCATTATATTTAGAGGTGTTCTTAATATTCTGCCCCCCTCATGTATGTAAATAGGAAGGACAAAGCATTAGAAGCACAGCTCTAATGTATAacatgtaatgtactgtataaatatataacgTAGTCCAGTACAACAGCACCTTCAACTATGAGCTCAATAATAAACAGCTGAATTTACACATTTCTGACAATGTCACCAAAAACTGAAGATAATAAAACTTATCTAAACTGTAAAGGTGGAAATCATGACAGAGCTGTtgaattgctttcgattgtacAAATGTGcctaataaagtggccactGTACAGTTTATATTGAAACTCTCACTTGATCTCGTtggccatctcctcctcagtGTCCCCCCTCCTTCTCAGTATGAATATGAGGAAGAGCACCATGGCCACCAGTCCCACCATTGACCCCAGCGTAGCTGCTGCAATCATGCCTGCATTGGAAGCTGGGAAACGGATCACAGATCAATATTTACCCCTAAAAGTAgtcacagctgtgtgtttagTAGACTGGTGTGTAGTGGAGTACGTACAGGTGATAACCTCCAGGTTAATGGAGCAGCTGTCAGAGCCGGCAGTGTTGCTGGCTCGGCAGATGTACTTCCCTGACATGCTTTTAGTGAGGTTGCTCAGCCTGAGGGTGCCGTGCCTCTCATCTGCAAAACAagcacacagttacacacacacacacacaccccgcaCAATCATATATTTATGTGATCTGTGGAAATGGGTTCGGTAACAACTAGAAAACTATACAGGTCAACATTAAAATGTTCTACCACAACATTACACACTAGGGAACTATACTGCCAAAGTAAGAAACACAATTTTACTGCGAGAACGAACTGTGAGGATTATGTCCTCATCAAATTCTCTCATTGGTCGCGTATATAAGGGAAACCACAGTACAATCATTTAgcataaataaattgacttgaaTAGAAAGAGGTTTCTattgttttaaagtgttttatttcTAAAAGTTCAGCTAGTTTTGGGCTGTTTTACACTTGGATTTACATAGATCTGCATGTTGGTGTGTTAAGAAAGCTTAAACTATGCACAAAGCATTTCATAATGCATTATATAAATACACTGATTCCTGATTTACTTATTGAAAAATTATTACATCTTCCTCTTTGTTAACACATATTGAGGTATTGTGTATCACAGTCATCTGTCTCATGACACCATTGTGTGCAACATATCATGGTAGTGATTAGTTACCGATTCCCACTCATAATCCAGAATTGAATCCACCATTGGCTCATCTCCAGTACCTACAGTTTATATTTTGTCATTGGTACAATCCCgcagcagacggctctgcagaggaTTCTGCGGTCTTGCTACATAATGAGATTTGTCATCAATTTTTGTATTAATATTTTCTCACACCAAGGTTATGACACAGCAGTAAGTTGGTGTGCATCCCTCTCAGTGCTTTCATAACTGGGTATTTCCGTTCAAGACAGTCTGTCCCTTTTAGCACATCTGGCTTAAAATGCTGTTGTTGCAAACATAGGctgtagaaaaataaacaagCTTTATGAGGGACTAATCACAACAAATCCTCTGAAATCCAATCTTAGACGTCACATTGCAGCAGGTCTTAATCTGATGTGGTTTTGCTTTCGTGGGGGGGAACGTAATGAAATGAGAGTGGGTGTGCATCTGTTTTGTGGGATCCCGCTCCTTAAGTGTTGTTCCAATAGGTAGATGTCTTATAAGTGTTCATGCATGCCTGTCGTACTGAACTGAGTCAATCCCCACAGAGACTCATCCAAATCAACCCAGATGAAAAGTCAAGGTTCACGTTATACCAGCATGCAACATTTTAATGCAAGAGAGCAGAAAATCCTGAATAATCATTGTGTCCAAACAGCTGCCTTCCTCCAAAGGTTTGCGTGGATTGAGCTTTGTGTTTTGTAGGTTTTCAAGGTAGGTGCAAACAAAACCACTGCCAAGAGTAGAAGTACAGTAAATTGGTCTCTAACTTTAGATTTTAGTTAACTAAAACAAGTAACTGGATGGAAAAGTCTGAAATGATCGGTTGCTGCTGAAGCATTACCTATCTGTTGGTCTGGTGAATGTAAGTACATGTCATCACATGACTCAAAACATCTACACACACTAAAATGATTAAATGTGAAAGTAAGAATGGCTGGTATTCATTAACAGATCATagctttattgttttataaACAAAGTTTTATAAGTAAGCATGCCTCAGAAATCAAATGAAAAGTTGGTGCCAAATAAATGAGTGTGATATGCACTTATCCCTCTCTCATTATTTAATACCCTGGCTTGAAAACCAGCAGTGAAGAACCAAACCCAACTGTGACAGATAAGCAGAACATCAGCTGACTCAGAGCGAGTTCAAGCCTGCACAGTGATTGGATCCCAGCGGCAGATCTGACATTACAGAAGGTGCTGCCTCATAGCAAGACAAGGGCATCACTCATAACGCTGCCATCACTGCAAGGTCACCGAGCAGCATTTGTCAAATCCATGACACATGACATGTGATTTAGGTATATGAAGCTCATTGTATAGTTTGCCACCTCACATTACATCGTTCAAGCTGCAATGGATTATCACAAttaatgtaaaacacacacaaacaaaaaaggaatcAGAAAACTAATGCAGTACCAATTAGTGTAATTTACTCATTGCCATTAATTTCATCTCAAAAGGACTAATAGATGGGACTGACAAACTTAATTTATTTCgaacatttgaaaagaaatattTGTATTCAAGTATGtatgaaattatatatatatatatatatatatatatatatatatatatatatatatatatatagtaaataaactaataaataacCAATAATAACGGTGAATATGTACAAAATAAAAGGAGTGAAATAATTACATTTCTATGCAATTCTAGTGGACGAACGAAAACAGTACTGTATAGGACACATCTGTCTATTTATTCATTCACTATTTTTCCTATGAATTTTTTCATTGCCTCCATTCACATGCCACTGTTTTATATTGTAAAGTGTTGCTAAGGATTGGGCTGAAAATAATGATTACACCAAAAAAGATGCCTGTGAAAAAATGACACATACATTCTAGAGCAGGGGTTTtaaaaacgtacaatatgtaactttctgccgctaggggtctcttgctctcaaccaaaacaatggattgtaaacacagacgtttgatgacgttgggaagttgcgtggaattatgggagtttttattgctaaacactatcaaagcccgtctacggaaagccgttccactccctattcagccccattgtaccgaatttggttgcagttccaccagagttccactgggggtgatcgcggtccactgctaaatgaatgggactctatggagctagacggctaaatttgtctctttcgcttgattgtcgttgagaaatctcagatttgattgcagtttttgcaagttcaacatggattataggttaaaagttgaatgaacaagtacttgtgtcctttcaatttcttacaggttgagtcgttgttgcccataacacgctagcattctgctaatgaatgctgattggtcagtgaaggactgattacgatcggagattccgcttgacggcatccgaagcagaaccagaatgtcagagtgaatatttcggcgtggtctttaaaacagcaaacctctttctagcacgtgtattaacagggagagcctaacccgtcagctgtgttgtcgatgcttcgagagaacaaaggaagcgactcagagcttgccgtaaagcagtatctctggccgtatacgTGTATGAcgtcactgacattttaaaaggctttttagaacaaaaaagccactttaaaaaaatctaacacccagcagtgtgtattttcttagcctcccctttcgaatgcaacattcaaattactagacaaaaaatggtatcctgagaaaagtggattttgaggtgtatagctccatagagtcccattaaTTCTGCGCTGGcttgtgagcgccccctatatggaactctggtggaattgcaaccagttcagaagccggaagtaacgagagagtggaacttcttcccttattagaaattctttgacacTATCGTTGATTATAATGCATCTGTTCACagacgagtttacccattcaagtttattcacgttagggttagtaacgtttattcatgtcatgctaataaattagctgcagtttccccaacataattacgtttttcttgttttaatctgtattggtagctagctgaccagttagctagtgagccagcaagctaacattagcggctaacgttagcagattttagctgctggctaggATAGCCAGCAGgagaacatctcccagctgcccgatctcccccttcacttttctgtaatcttaactattcgttttggtgcttaacccatcttttgtcgggttaatttaactagctagctgtaaagacagctacacgcgaggggggagaaattcggcagggagtAGATTTTCGGTACAAACACCGCTAGCACTAACGGagatgtagctagctaacattatggatggcTGATGTTGTGACTAGGATGCCTGGGTCTGATATTCTCATAGACCGTATATACGCTGTTAGCATCGTAAGCACCCGGCACCAGgtaactagctattgctacatgtcccgcttgtgttgtcagctatcatcccAAATGCAGTCTCTTTGtgccgggggagtgaggcaggcagaccggagtgtgctagctggctaaattagcattagattaatcgtctatctatacagctaacgttaacgttactagtgaacttattcgtgggttagcgcagtgctgcgtttatccatggtcaaaacaatcatactactaataactatgagcgtgttgaacgatgttgtaaccctataatgttatccaccaagcattcgctagcattaacgttagctacttgtcaaccagcacatacattgtagtaacattaggctggattaatattgatatgtatcaataaataaggtttctactgtattactgtgttgcaaagtggcatgtaattaatcacaaaatgatgccttttggcagaaaaagcagtgtttccattatttctttctgtgacattgtatgatttacaattactctcgaacgtagcatctgggtgcccgtgttttgacggaaggtggtgaaaggttatatgacgccactgacaacTAAATTACacgtgaaaataaaataacagatttctctgggtttgccatttgatggaaacatttgggatagtgtaactacacaactccaaaaaatatataacattggtatggtcgtttttagacattttaatgcagaacagttacatattgtaccttttatatgccattttaaaatgtagttaATCAGTGTGCCATATCAGCATTAAGCCTGCCATCATCTACCGAGCCCGCTCAGGCAGTGCTATTCTTTTCCTTCGTGCCGCATTCTGTGAAGAAGGCAacaagtactagccaatcagaggcatagTAGGGCGGGTCTACACGGAATGCAGATGGAGAAAAGCCAAACTACCATAAACAACAGGCTGTGCTCCTGCCAATGGCTGTGAAAGTGGTCCTTTGGCATGCAGATTAGagcatttccaaaaaaaaaaaaaaactcttgcaCTTATTGCTAGTGCCTACGGTTGCTGACCCCTGGACTAGAGacaatagctagctagcttggctctgtctGACCCTAACCCACCagacctctaaagctcactaatttacaCATTATATCTTATTTGATtggtacaaaaaccaaagcgtAAAAACATGTGGTCTTAGAGGTTTTAATTGATTTAATGACTGTTAGCGAGCTgaaacagctagcttagctTGACTCTGTCCAATGGTAACATTTGCCTACCAGAATCCTTATAACTTATCACTAGCTAGGTTAGCTAATTAAAACCGGTTAAACCCTCCGCTTTTGTACAAATCTGTGAAAGAAGCTGTAATGTGTAAATTAGTGAGCTAATTCAAGCTGCTGGCAGGtgaattttgttacctttggacagagccagagtTCTGCTTGCTAACtggctaagctaactggcttcTCATTGTAgctagagatagatagatagagagatatatatatatatatatatatatatatatatatatatatatatatatatatatatactgtgtataccaTGAGTATTGATAATCTAATTTAAGCCAATTAACTCTGAGCAAGAAATTAGCCTTCAAACCTTTAAAAACTATTCCTTTGAATCACTATGACAATCAATTCAATCATCATTCCAGCCCAATGGACTCTAAACGGTGATTATGTCCTTGGTTCAAAAAGATTGtttaaaacatgaatgaatgcatTAGGATGACAGCTAAATCTAACACATACTACAAAGATTTAAAGAACAAATTCAACCCTTCTTTTACAAAATGGAAATATATGTCTCATATTCAAAATTCTGATTATGGATATATTTAGTAAAATATTCCAATATGAAACAATACAATTACAGTGAGGATAAACTACTGCTATTCCTCGAGAGTTTAATCTTTTTTGACGATTCAATCAATGAGTCATTGTCCAAGGAGAATGTGAATTTATAAGGTTGAGTGGGATTACTACCTGGTTTGACACTTTCgctaagctttttctttttgatgGCAATCATTTCTGAAACATAATCCTATAAGCATTCATACAAATTGGgttgatttgttttcttttaaagctttttctACAGCTTAATGGCTGTGATTCGAGGAGTTTGCAGGTGAGGAGGTGGGATGGGAGTTGGGGAAATGAGTGGAAAATGTATGAGTGAAAACCCTTACCCATGAACCCAAGGACAAACATGGGCTGGGGGCAGGCTCTCCATTCTGTTTTTCCAGAAGAAAAGAtggcgcagagagagagagagagagagagagagagagagagagagagagagagagagagagagagagagagagagagagagagagagagagagagagagagagagagagagagagagagagagagagagaatatgaatgaatgaatggaagcAAAGGAGTGGTACAAACTGATGGGGAGGGGTTGGAGTGAAGTCCCAAATCCAACTTATGCCTCTTAGAGGGGTTGATCAAGTAATGACATGGGGCTTGTTAGATTAGGCACGAGgtcaacagaaacagaaaatgagGAGTGCCGAGAGAGGATCAGCAGAGAGGGAAAACAGAGAGATTGCTGAAGAGATAAGCAGTGATAGCAGAGTTCAAGtgtcatagagagagagaatatgtcaggactgataataaaaaaaataaaataaaaggggTTTGAATGTTGATGGCATGTAAAAGGATGCATATACACATGTGATGTAGGCATGAGTGTGCATACAGCACTACAAAACCCTGGGTCAAAGCACAATCAGAGGGAGTAGTTTTCATATTATGGAGTCTGAGGACTTTTCTGCTATAAAGAGATGAGGGCCAAAGATCAAAGCAGTTAAGGCAATACCTAATAACTCGTCCTGTTCAGAAACAGATGGCATTTTCTCTGCAGTACCATTTGGATATAAACAACAACATAATGCAACAATAGCAGCATATAGAAAGCACAGCATGCACAAATGCATTTTTTCATGCTGCATGTTATGGCACGATTGAggatcttcttcctctgtggtgCATCTGGAGCATCCATCAGCAAAGTAAAGCCCACAGGCCACTGACTGTTTAAATATACGAGTTAACATCCTCGTCATGTGCTGAGAAAATACTCACTCTGCATTGGGGAGAAGAAGACCTCAGACATAGGTGCAGACTTGGTCCATTTGTACTGAGGGACGGGTTTTCCATGACTGGACTTACAGCTCAGAGTCACGTTGCCCTTCACCACTGGGTTCCCTGTCATGGTGCACACTGGGGGAGAAGGAGGGACTGCAgaaatagacagacaggcagacagattgTTATAAGTTCAGATAAGAATACAGGATCAATGACCCTTTATTGAATTTGTACGTTAGGCTTTAATCCACTGCAAAAAAGTGGAGATTTTTTGGAGCAGTAGCCATATTGCATAACAATAAGTAAATGTTTTGATCCCACAATGTTTCCATCTGCTGCTGGAGGATGGCACCATGACCTCAGAGCCAAGTGAATCCCTAAACCCCAGATTCATTTTATTTGGACAGTGCGTACTCACATACATGTAAATATATGACTTTAAACAGATTGGTTTGATCTGAAATCCTTCAAATTATGTTCAACATTCACTTGGACCGAAATTCCAAATCCAAAGAAAATGTGTAAGACTTGTCGGAGGCCGCTCTGATTAAATCTAACCTTTGAAATTCCCCTGACGCTGTGGTCCATTACCTTTGACATTAAGGTGTATGTTACCCAAAAGGACAGGACTTCCAGGGATGATGACAGTGCATAAGTAGGCCCCAGAGTCAGACTCCTGGGTGTTGTTGATGTAGATGGACAGGTTGGCTGAGGGCATGGCCGCGCTGAAGCCCACTCTTTTGGTGAACTCATTCTGGCCATAACCAACCTCGCCTGAGCTAAAGCTTATCACCTGAACAGAGAAAAACATGTCCATTGGAAACACTGAgcacagcatcatcatcatcattacacCGTTAATTATTAATACTCAGAGTCAGACTTTGTAGAAGATacaacacattttgaaaattaaGGTACGACAGACTTTTCTCTCTGGTCATTCgagtgaaattattttttttaattattttctgcGGCCATATTAAGATGTGCAGATTAACCATATAACAGAAATCAACGTCATTCATAAAGATAATCCTGACATGTACAGATGGTGGATGTTGAATTTTAGGCAGATTTCCCATTTGAGATAAGCTCCGGCATCGGGCAAGCAtcattaactgtttagattatATTAATCATGCAAAAATatgacacacactctgacacacacacacacacacacacactattagtGCCATCCTTTTGTTAATAACACCCATCTCTCCTTCCACCAAGATTTAGACATCGGCAGTGGTGTTCGCAATAATCCTAATCTCCACAGATCATTTTAC
It contains:
- the esamb gene encoding endothelial cell-selective adhesion molecule, whose amino-acid sequence is MEIKTRLRAMLMFLWIFQGDTRKLEIPKGEMEAVRGQMVVLHAWYSPNSDVSKNPVVWHFTGKETKQVISFSSGEVGYGQNEFTKRVGFSAAMPSANLSIYINNTQESDSGAYLCTVIIPGSPVLLGNIHLNVKVPPSPPVCTMTGNPVVKGNVTLSCKSSHGKPVPQYKWTKSAPMSEVFFSPMQNERHGTLRLSNLTKSMSGKYICRASNTAGSDSCSINLEVITSSNAGMIAAATLGSMVGLVAMVLFLIFILRRRGDTEEEMANEIKEDAQAPKRVSWAKSNTGSDIVSKNGTLSSIATSPRPRDPPNYHYPYSPTSTSDTGSVINAYQLRPGEANTLQGLPGYNIGGTPSRKHKRPPSTNGAPPQLLRGSVVAMPNRTEGAQPQVPPPPTVSPQMSSSTLTRMGAVAVMVPAQSQAGSLV